The Cicer arietinum cultivar CDC Frontier isolate Library 1 chromosome 1, Cicar.CDCFrontier_v2.0, whole genome shotgun sequence genome contains the following window.
ctcCAAATAAAGAGTATTAATGTCTAACCAACAAATGTTGAGTCTAGCGGGAGGAACTAGACTATCATAACGTGGCGAACCAAAAATTGAATCTcgtattgaaaaataaatccCACGTAAATAAAAGACATAACTCTACATGAGTTTGTCACTTATCACCTAACAAGCCAACTTTTTGAGGACAAGTTAAGccgaaaaataaaaacataagaTGATATTAGAGTTTATCAATTGAATcactcaatatatatatatatatcaaattcgATAGTGTTAGACATGAACAATAGATTAAGAAAAACTCAAGTTCAATATATATACAAGACAAAACTCTATAAAAGTTTGACGGTCCTCATTTTACAAGTCAGTATATTAATTAATCTAATATAAAAACTTGAGATCTCAACATAGACATATTCACATTTAAATTCCGAAAAACATgtgaaaaaaatactattattccACTTGAATAACCCATAAGTCATCACAATTacatttgcaaaaaaaaaatatatctcaagTACAACattataattactattttattcagacaattttacttttatcttgttttaatatatttttactatacAATATTActcaaaaaaatcataaaagaggAATATAGGATCATACACAAGCGAATCGTGGATGATGAAAATtacaaatttgacaaaaaaaaaagtacttaagaaaaaagaatattttatattcttagATAAATTTTGTATGTTTATATTTTCTAGATGATATTCTCCATCTTCAACATTTAATAGTCAACAAGACTAATTTCCTCCTATATATATACGAAGATGAATTAAACCTATGATTTGTTAAATAAGTGGTTTGTTCaaactattttaaaagtagGCGGTTTATTCaaaccatttttttaaattgtcaaaTATTCTCCCCTTTTTCCAACCTCATAtgtaatcaaatttataattaaacaaGTATTTTGGTATTATGTCAATTTCTTTAGTAAATCAATTCTCCTAGACATAGAAGaatatttttaccaaaaaaaaatgaatttatattttttaaggaaatgaatatttgaaattctcacagttaaatctttaaatagttTCTAAATCTAAATTAAAAGTATCTCCGAATATTAAATCTATTAATTCGCTTTCCTATTTTTctcaagaaaaaaagaaaaaaaaactattattactAGGACGATGTGACGACATAAGAAACAATAGAAGGAAACGTTGAACGTAGGGGCTGATAACAATTAGATAGTTTTTGTAACACCCCCAATCTTGTTATTCGGAATTCGACAAATTGAAGAGAggaataatatataatattataatatatatcctGAATCAACCTCTCAAACCCTATCTCTCACGAttgaaattgaattgaattgaattggtATTCTTTTGAAGATTAGGTAaatagagaaaaagaagaagaaaaaaagacgAGGACGCATTCTTGAACGATGTCTGCTGCGGTGTGTGGAAGCAAGAGATCTTTCTTCGAAGACCTTCCTCCTTCACCCCCAGTTTCAAAGAGGATTCGTTGTTCTTCATCACCAATTCGTCTTTCTCTTCCAACCCTCATCGATCACCTTCGATCCCTTTTTCCTCATATGGAAGATCaggtttttcattttctacttttttattttttatttttttttcttttgtgtttgtttatatgataaaataataaaaaattgtcacaatgattaattgattaatttccTGCATcgttgatgtttttttttttttttttttttttttttttttttttttttttttttttttttttttttttaatctttagatCATTGAAAGAGCACTTCAGGAATGTGGCAATGATTTAGATGCTGCTATCAAGAGCCTGCACGGGCTTTGCTTGGGATCTGCAGATGAAAATTCTGTTAATGTTCCACAACTTGATGCTACCGTTGAAACAGGTTCGATAATCCATATAACTATTTCAAATGTTCATCAACAAATTAGGTTATTAggaataattgattttaataaacATGTTCTGTGATAATTGATAATTTGATATGATGTTTTATTGTTATCTGTGTACATGTCTAATGcgtaatatttcaaatttcgTTTGGATGTTTGTATAGTGAATTGTGATTGTGGTGGTGTCTTGTTATGCAATTTCTCCAATGGTATATTTGTGTCttgataaaatgattttttgatGGATTAGTTTTGGAAAAACTTGCAGGTGTTTTTGCAGATAATGGGGATGCTTCTGCTTCTGGGAATCAGCCAGCTGAAAACAATCTTCCCGCTGATGGACCAGAAtggattgacttatttgttAGGGAGATGACATGTGCTACTAGTGTTGATGATGCCAGAGCCCGTGCTGCTAAATTGCTTGAGGTTTTGGAGAAATCCATCAGCGCACATGCAAGTTCTGGGGCAATAACTGATCTTCAAAGGGTATGTGTTTAGGGTGTACTTGCCTTTTATTAATGGTTCGGAAATTGTCGTGCTAGAATTTGGTATTCGGTATTCGGAGTTTGGAATATAATTATGGAGTGGAATTGTTTGTTGTGGAAAATAATTATGGATTGTAAGTGCTCAGCTTGTATATAGTGGTTGTCATaagaggttttttttttccaggAAAATTTGATGTTGAAATATCAAGTTGAACTCTTGACAAAGGAGAGAAATTGTTTCAAAAGTGCTTTTAGAATCCAGCTTGAACGCCTTTCTGATTATGAGGATAAAGAGAGAGAGTTGCAGCAGTTGAAGCAGTTGGTGTCTCAATACCAGGAACAGATCAGAACTCTTGAGGTTAGAGATCAGCTTTATCCCTGTTATGTACACAGTTCGTCATTTTTCGGAACACTTCAATCATTCACattatttggtttgaaaattttggaaattCAACTGCTATCTAGTTTTCTACATACAATTTGAATTCATTTCCTTTGTAAATTGGTAAAGATAAGGAGGAAATGATGTTAAACTTTATAAATACAAATGACTTAATGATGACAATTGTGGAGATTGATGGTCAATGCACTAGGCATAATTTTGCTAAGATACCTTTACACGGAAGTGCATCTAAAGGTCTTGCATAAGCTGCTATGTATTATTATTCCCTGTGTGGTTGAGACATGGCGCGGAAGAAAATTTTATAGGATTAACACCCTtccccaaaaataaattttgtatttcaaCAACTTGTTTGCACATGCTGATGAATGTTGTATCTATGACTTTGTTAACAGGTTAACAACTATGCTCTGCGAATGCATCTGAATCAGGCACAAAAATACAACCCTTTTCCTGGAAGTTTCCCTCCTGATGGCTTCTAATGCAATCAATGGGGTAGAATATCACAATCAAGGCGGTTAAATAGTTGTATCTGGTTATTCAATTATATTTGgtgtttattttcaaaaaaatatgcatTGTTAATTGTTATAGTTTGTGTAGCTCCTGTAGGCCAAGAAAGGTAGCTATTCTTAGTCCAGGGGTTATCTTATACACTAACTTGGAATAgaattgataataattatttgtcggttaattcaattattttttctcatG
Protein-coding sequences here:
- the LOC101510296 gene encoding uncharacterized protein — translated: MSAAVCGSKRSFFEDLPPSPPVSKRIRCSSSPIRLSLPTLIDHLRSLFPHMEDQIIERALQECGNDLDAAIKSLHGLCLGSADENSVNVPQLDATVETGVFADNGDASASGNQPAENNLPADGPEWIDLFVREMTCATSVDDARARAAKLLEVLEKSISAHASSGAITDLQRENLMLKYQVELLTKERNCFKSAFRIQLERLSDYEDKERELQQLKQLVSQYQEQIRTLEVNNYALRMHLNQAQKYNPFPGSFPPDGF